Genomic segment of Xanthomonas sp. DAR 35659:
CTTCTAGTTCAGATCGATACGCTGCTAATTCAGAGAACCTCTTTCCTTCCAGCTCCTTGAATGCACTCATTCCCTCAAGAGCAAATTCGTCCTTGAAGAACTTTTGTATCGTAGTAAGGCGCTGCACGCCATCAATCACAAAGTGGGTGCCGTCCTCTTTTTCAGCGAAGTAGCAGGCCGGCAACGGGATCCTCATTAGGCATGACTCGATAAACCGCGACGCGCGTTCCCAGCCCTCTTTGTCCCATTTGTACTTGCGCTGAAACTCGGGATCGAGTTTTAGCTTCGGTGGTTTCGTTTGAATGCGAGAAAAAAGTGTTTCAAACGGATAGTCAATAGGGAATAGGTTGAGGGTCTTTTCTGATGTGTCTTGCTTTGTCACTTACATCTTCTCCAAAATAATTTTTAATATGGATGAGGGCAGGGTGGCGCTTAAATTTGTTCGTGCCAATTGGCGTTGGCTTGAATTTATTGTGGGTGCTCACCTAAAGGCCAGCCGCTGTAGTGGGCCCTCGTATTGCGCGATGAGTGAGTTTAGCGGATCAGCCCCACGGTAGAACGTGGCTGAATCGACGCCGTACTCTGGCGTCAACTTGGCAGCTTTTCGGACCGTTGCGATAGCGCCCCTTCCCACTTGGCTCTTCCAGCTTGGGAAGCCAATCTGTGCAACCTTGACTAACTTTTGTATTTTTTTTCCGAGGATGCCGAATTCTCTGGATGTATCAATTCGGCAAATATCAATGTAGTTATTCTTCGGGTCGCCGAAACAGTAGCCAAAATCATTAAGGCGCCTTCCAAGTTCATTGTAGGTGATGTTATAGAATCGACCGTCTCTTTCGCGAGAATTGCGTTTCAAGTAATCGGCAATGAATAGCACGTCAGCATCGTCTTCGCGCTTCATTAGGCTCTTCATCCTTCGATATTTAGCCAAGCTCCTTTCAGCGATATCGACCATAAAGTCTTCTAGCTCTTTTTGTCCATTCGTGGGCTGTCGATTCATCTTGTGGAGAGCGAATAGATATGCAAGCAAGCCTGTGCGCTTATTGGCATCATGAAACGGATGATCCGTGACAAGCCCAAATATCAGTGTTGCGGCTTTTTCATAGGGCGTCTTCCACTTGTTTATACCTCCATACGCGACGAATTGCCGGTACACAGCTGAGTGCAGAAGATCGAGGTCTCGGGGTCCGATGCCCCCCATGCCTGCTTCACGCCCGTAGAAAAAATCAGCGATGAGATAGTGCGCGCGTAGTACGTCAAGCAGGCCCACTGTGTCTGCGGTGTCGTACTGATCATCTGGATCAACGTGTGCTGCCCAGCGCTTATATTCGGCATCGATGGCCGTATTTAAGAACTCAACCTCCATGCACTCTCCCCGTGAGCGCTAACTTCTATTCGATGTAAAACTGGTGTGCAAAATAGGTGCATATCCCAGCGGTTCCGTCGCCTTTCGGTAAGGCATGCTTCCTGCTTCCATCTGTCTCCAACCCCGCTGTGGCTGATCCTTGTGTCTAACACATGCTCGTTCTCCAGTGCATCCTGCACAGATGCCGACGGTATCACCGGTAGAACACGGCGACAAGTTAAGGCCGTTCGACGGAGCCAGTGGCCTTAATTGGTAGACAAGTTTGATCCCGCGCCATCCAGATGTGCCGGATGGCGGTTTTTTTGGTGAATGCCTTAGTTACCCGGCGTACTCCAAACCTGGCCCTTAACCCCACGCACGCTCGCATCCGCCGCGCTATCCAGATCAAACACAATCACACTGTTCTCCCCCTTCCGCTGCCAAGGCGCCGGAAAATACAACGCCCGCTGCGGCCCAATCTTCCAGTGCCGCCCCAGGTTATGGCCATTGGCCCAGGCGAAGCCTTTGCCGAAGGCACGCATGTCCAGGAACGTATCGGCAGGCGTGCCGATCTTCAGCGTGCCGCGATGGAAGGCGGGGCCGTCGACCTTGGCGGTGGTCCAGCCGGTGAGCTTGCTCGGGTCGTCCATCGGCAGGGGGAAGGTCTGCCAGCCGGTCAGCGGCTTGCCGTCGAGCAGCACGGGGTCGACCAGGCCGGCGCGGCCGTCGGCCAGGTGGGCGCCGTAGTTGATGCGTCCGCTGTTCTCCACCAGCACGTCGAGGGTGTGGGGGCCGGCGGGGATGTCGACGTCCACGGCCACCTGCTGCAGGCGGCGTTCGGCGCTGCCGGCCAGCTTCCGATCGACGTAGACGCGGGCGTAGTCGCGGATCTCGCCCAGGTACAGGCTGCCCTTGCGCGGGCCGGTGACGGTGGTGCGGTAGAGGATGTAGCCGTAGGCCTGGCCGTAGCGCTCCATCGGTTGCGGGGTTTCGGTGGTGGCGGCCGGGGCGGGCAGGTTGTCCCACAGCGAGGCGGATTCGCGCAGCGGCGTGCCCGGCAACTCGGCGAAGCGGATCGGCTTGGGCAGCGCCGGCGGCGCGATGCCGGTGACGCGCTGGATGGCGTCGCGGAACAGGGTGAACTTGGGGGTGGGGCGGCCGGCTTCGTCGAGCACGGCGTCGTAGTCGTAGCTGGTGGTCTGCGGGGCGTAGTGGTCGCTGGGGTTCTTCTGGAAGTTGGCGCCGTTCATGAAGCCGAAGCTGGTGCCGCCGACGAACATGTAGAGGTTGGCGGAATGGCCCTGGCGCAGGATCCATTCGAATTCGCTGGCCTGTTTGGCCGCGTCGGTGGCGGCATGCTTCTCGCCCCACTGGTCGAACCAGCCGGCCCAGTATTCGCCCACCATCTGCGGTTGGCCGGGACGGAACTTGGCCAGGGTCTGGAACGCTTTTTCGGCGTCGCCGGGGCCGAAGTTCACCACGGCCAGGGTGTCGGGCAGGGTGCCGTTGGCCAGCACGTCGGCGCCGTCGGCGGTGAACAGCAGGGCCTTGTCGAAGCCGGCCTT
This window contains:
- a CDS encoding type II toxin-antitoxin system death-on-curing family toxin encodes the protein MEVEFLNTAIDAEYKRWAAHVDPDDQYDTADTVGLLDVLRAHYLIADFFYGREAGMGGIGPRDLDLLHSAVYRQFVAYGGINKWKTPYEKAATLIFGLVTDHPFHDANKRTGLLAYLFALHKMNRQPTNGQKELEDFMVDIAERSLAKYRRMKSLMKREDDADVLFIADYLKRNSRERDGRFYNITYNELGRRLNDFGYCFGDPKNNYIDICRIDTSREFGILGKKIQKLVKVAQIGFPSWKSQVGRGAIATVRKAAKLTPEYGVDSATFYRGADPLNSLIAQYEGPLQRLAFR
- a CDS encoding glycoside hydrolase family 35 protein; translated protein: MPRTTLAALVLALAFALPAANMHAAERTAWPAFATQGEHFTRDGKPYQIISGAIHFQRIPRAYWKDRLQKARAMGLNTVETYVFWNLVEPHQGQFDFSGNNDVAAFIDEAAAQGLNVILRPGPYVCAEWEAGGYPAWLFAEPGMRVRSQDPRFLAASQAYLDAVAAQVKPKLNRNGGPIIAVQVENEYGSYDDDHVYMQANRAMFVKAGFDKALLFTADGADVLANGTLPDTLAVVNFGPGDAEKAFQTLAKFRPGQPQMVGEYWAGWFDQWGEKHAATDAAKQASEFEWILRQGHSANLYMFVGGTSFGFMNGANFQKNPSDHYAPQTTSYDYDAVLDEAGRPTPKFTLFRDAIQRVTGIAPPALPKPIRFAELPGTPLRESASLWDNLPAPAATTETPQPMERYGQAYGYILYRTTVTGPRKGSLYLGEIRDYARVYVDRKLAGSAERRLQQVAVDVDIPAGPHTLDVLVENSGRINYGAHLADGRAGLVDPVLLDGKPLTGWQTFPLPMDDPSKLTGWTTAKVDGPAFHRGTLKIGTPADTFLDMRAFGKGFAWANGHNLGRHWKIGPQRALYFPAPWQRKGENSVIVFDLDSAADASVRGVKGQVWSTPGN